The sequence below is a genomic window from Mycobacterium spongiae.
TTCGTGGTGTTCGACATGCTCGATGGGGCGATGGCCCGAGAACGGGGCGGCGGCACTCGCTTTGGCGCGGTCTTGGACGCCACCTGTGACCGGATCAGTGACGGCGCGGTCTTCTGCGGACTGCTGTGGTGGATTGCGTTTCACCTGCACGACGGGCCACTGGCGGTGGCCACCATGATCGGTCTGGTCTCCTCGCAGGTGATTTCCTACATCAAAGCCCGGGCAGAGGCCAGCGGCCTGCGCGGCGATGGCGGGTTCATCGAGAGACCAGAACGGTTGATCATCGTGCTGACCGGAGCAGGCGTGTCGGACTTTCCGTTTATTGCCTGGCCGCCGGCGCTGCCGATTGCGATGTGGCTGCTGGCGGTGGCCAGTGTGATCACCTTCCTACAACGCATGCACACGGTGCGAAACTCGCCCGGTGCCACCGATCGCCTTGCGCTCGGCGGAAAGAGCCAACCGTAATGGCCGCCCCTGCCGGCTTGAGATTGCCCAGAGACCCGCGCGGCTTCGTGACCGACAGGGCTACCGACTGGGCCTACGCGGCCGGCTGGATGGCTGTGCGCACGCTACCGGAGTTTGCGGCGCGCAACGCCTTTGACGCAGGAGCGCGGTACGCGGCGCGCCACGGCGGACCTGAACAGTTGCGTGCGAACTTGGCCCGCGTCGTGGGTGTGCGGCCCGCCGAAGTGCCCGATTCGCTGATGCGCGCGGCCCTGGCGTCCTACGGCCGCTATTGGCGGGAGGTGTTCCGACTGCCGACGATGGACCACCGCGCGATCGCTCGTCAGCTCGGCCAGGTGATCGAGGGGCTGGAGCACCTCGATGCGGGGCTGGCGGCTGGTCGCGGGGTCGTGCTGGCGTTGCCGCACAGCGGCAACTGGGACATCGCCGGGGTGTACCTGGCGCAGACCCACGGCACCTTCGCCACCGTGGCCGAGCGACTCAAACCCGAGTCGCTCTACCGGCGTTTCATTGACTACCGTCGCAGCCTCGGCTTCGAAGTGCTGCCGTTGTCCGGTGGCTCGCGACCACCCTTCGAGGTGCTGTGCGAGCGGCTGCGGGCCAACCGGGTGGTGTGCCTGATGGCCGAGCGCGACCTCACCCGTACCGGCGTTGAGGTCGACTTCTTCGGCGAACCGACGCGAATGCCAGCGGGTCCGGCCAAACTCGCGATCGAGACCGGCGCTGCCCTGTTGCCTGTGCACGGCTGGTTCGAAGGGCGCGGCTGGGGGTTCTCGGTGCATCCGAAGTTGGACTGCACCAGTGGTGACGTGGGAGCGATCACCGCCGCCCTGGCAGACCGATTCGCGCGGAACATAGCCGTCCATCCCGAGGACTGGCACATGCTGCAGCCGCAGTGGCTGGCCGACTTGTCCGCTGCCAAGCGGGCGCGATTGAGGCCACATGAGGATTGAGATCCCAATGAGGGACGCCTGATGCGGATCGGGATGGTCTGCCCGTACTCCTTCGATGTACCGGGTGGGGTGCAGTCGCACGTATTGCAGCTGGCCGAGGTGATGCGTGGCCGCGGGCACGAGGTCAGTGTGCTTGCGCCGGCATCGCCGCACGCCACGCTGCCGGACTACGTCGTCTCCGGCGGCAAGGCCGTCCCGATCCCCTACAACGGGTCGGTGGCCCGGCTACGATTCGGTCCGGCCACCCACCGCAAAGTCAAAAAATGGCTTGCGGAGGGCGATTTCGACGTGCTGCACCTGCACGAGCCGAACGCGCCGAGCCTATCGATGCTCGCCCTGAACATTGCCCATGGTCCAATCGTCGCGACCTTTCACACCTCGACCACGAAGTCGCTGACGCTGACGGTCTTCCAGGGCATCCTGCGGCCAATGCACGAAAAGATCTTCGGCCGGATCGCAGTGTCCGACCTGGCCAGACGCTGGCAGATGGAAGCGCTGGGGTC
It includes:
- the pgsA gene encoding phosphatidylinositol phosphate synthase, with amino-acid sequence MSKLPFLSRAAFARITSPIARALLRVGLTPDAVTILGTAASVAGALTLFPMGKLFPGACVVTFFVVFDMLDGAMARERGGGTRFGAVLDATCDRISDGAVFCGLLWWIAFHLHDGPLAVATMIGLVSSQVISYIKARAEASGLRGDGGFIERPERLIIVLTGAGVSDFPFIAWPPALPIAMWLLAVASVITFLQRMHTVRNSPGATDRLALGGKSQP
- a CDS encoding phosphatidylinositol mannoside acyltransferase — protein: MAAPAGLRLPRDPRGFVTDRATDWAYAAGWMAVRTLPEFAARNAFDAGARYAARHGGPEQLRANLARVVGVRPAEVPDSLMRAALASYGRYWREVFRLPTMDHRAIARQLGQVIEGLEHLDAGLAAGRGVVLALPHSGNWDIAGVYLAQTHGTFATVAERLKPESLYRRFIDYRRSLGFEVLPLSGGSRPPFEVLCERLRANRVVCLMAERDLTRTGVEVDFFGEPTRMPAGPAKLAIETGAALLPVHGWFEGRGWGFSVHPKLDCTSGDVGAITAALADRFARNIAVHPEDWHMLQPQWLADLSAAKRARLRPHED